A segment of the Candidatus Methylomirabilota bacterium genome:
CCGGCGGCGTTCGTCGCCGCCGCGCGATCCCATCTCCGCTTCTGTGCGCGGTCCACCTCGGCGGGAACGGGTCTCGCACGGGCAGGCCGCACCCCGCGCCGTCGCTTCCCCCGCGCGTCGGCAGGCGCGGGGCTCGGTGCGGCAGTCGCCCTCGTCGCGTGCATCGCCTTCGGCGCGGCGCCGGCGCTCGCCCAGGCGGGGGATGCGGCGGCCGGCAAGGCGGTCTACGAGAGGAAGTGCATGGGCTGCCACGGCGAGAAAGGGGACGGCAAGGGACCCGCCGCCGAGCTGCTCGATCCCAAGCCGCGCGACCTCACCTCGGGGATCTACAAGATCCGCACGACGTCCACCAAGATGCCGAGCGACCAGGACGTCTTTAGGATTATCACCGAGGGCATGCCGGGAACCTCGATGCCACCGTGGGGGGTTCTCTCGGAGAGGGACCGGTGGAACGTGATCGCCTACATCAAGTCCTTCGCGTCCGAGAAGTTCAAGGAGGCGCCCAAGAAGCTCGAGCTGCCCAAGGAGGTCCGCTCGTCGGCGGAGTCGATCAAGCGCGGCCGGGAGATGTTCGAGGCGATCGAGTGTAACAAGTGCCACGGCGCCGACGGGCGGGCGGACGGCCCCTCGCGCGACGAGCTCAAGGACGAGTGGGGGCAGCCCATCAAGCCGGCGAACCTCACCAAGCGGTGGACCTTCCGCGGTGGGCCGAGTCGGGCCGCCATCGCCACGCGGCTCGCCGCCGGGGTGCTGGGCACGCCCATGCCGGCCTTCCTCGACAGCGTGGAGAAGCCGGACGACATCTGGCACCTCGCCAACTACCTCGCGTCGCTGGGCCCGGAGGCGCCGGTCTACGCCACGCTCCTGCCGGCCACGGCCGTCGGCGAGGCGATCCCCGACGACCCGAAGGCCGAGCTGTGGAAGAAGATGGCGGGCCAAGACATCCCGCTCATGGGCCAGGTGATCGCCGATCCGCGCAACTTCAATCCCTCGATCGACCTGGTCACCGTGCGGGCCGTGTACAACGACCGGGAGATCGCCTTCCACCTGACGTGGGACGATCCCACCGAGTCCAAGCCCGACGGAAAGCAGACCTTCGCCGACGCGATCGCGCTCCAGTTCCCGCCCAAGCTCGAGCCAGGCGGCGAGCGACCCTACTTCCTCATGGGGGACGCCTCGGAGGCGGTCTATCAGCTGCGCTGGGACAGCGGCAAGGGCGTGAGCGAGGTGACGGCCAACGGGCCCACCAAGGTGAGGGCGCTGGCCGGCTCGGAGGCGACGGGGAAGGCCGCCTACGCGAACGGGCAGTACCAGGTCGTGATCAAGCGGGCGCTGGGGGCCAAGGACGCCAGCCGCACGACGTTCCGGCCGGCCGTGTTCACGCCCATCGCCTTCCAGGCCTGGGACGGTGGCGCCGGCGAGACGGGCACCAAGCTGTCTTTAACCTCGTGGTACTATCTGCGCCTGGAGGAGCCGCAGTCGAAGGCGCGCTTGGTGGTACCTCCCGTGGTGGCCCTTCTTGCGCTGGGGGCAATGCTCGTGATCGTGTGGGCGGCGAACCGGCGCGGTCTCAGCGTTTCGTGATCAGACGTGAACTGTGCGACGAAGGAGGACGAGAAGCGATGCGGACAGCACTGGGAACATTCATCGCGCTGGCGCTGGTCGTGGCCGGTGCGACAGCATTCATCGGCGGGCCGGGTTCGGCCACGGCGCAGGGAGGTGGCGGCACGATCGAGGCCGAGGTGAAGTACAACGGCGCCCCCGTGGTCGAGAAGCTCAAGGTCAACAAGGACACCCAGAAGTGCGGGACCGAGGCGACGATCGAGAAGATCGTGGTCGGCCCCAACAAGGGCCTGGCCAACGCCGTGGTGTCGGTGGCGGGGGCCAAGGGCGCGACGACCGCGAAGGCGGGGAAGCCCGTGCTCGACCAGCACGGCTGCAAGTTCGTCCCTCACGTGCTGGCGATGATGCCGGGCGAGGTCGAGGTCAAGAACTCCGACGACATCCTGCACAACATCCACACCTACTCGACCGCCAATCCGTCCATCAACAAGGCCCAGCCGAAGTTCAAGAAGGTGATGGCCGAGAAGTTCGACAAGCCCGAGATCATCAAGGTCACCTGCGACGTGCACAGCTGGATGCTGGGCTGGATCGCCGTCCTGCCCCACCCCTACTTCGGGGTGACCAAGGAGAACGGGGTGGCCAAGATCGAGAACGTGCCGGCCGGCAAGCAGAAGGTCGAGGTCTGGCACGAGACGCTGGGCAAGCAGGAGAAAGAGGTCGAGGTCAAAGCCGGGCAGACGGTCAAGGTCGGCTTCGAGATGAAGAAGTAGCTCACGCAGCAATCCCCGGGGGAATGACAACCGCATGCTGAACTGGTGGCTGCCGGAAAACGTCTCCACCTATGGCCAGGAGATCGACTGGCTCTTCCACCTGATCTACTACATCACGGGGGGGGTGTTCCTCCTCGTGACGGTCGCCCTCCTGTCCTTCCTGGTCATCTATCGGGATCGGCCGGGGCGTCGGGCGCGCTACACCCACGGCAACACCCCGCTGGAGATCGTCTGGACCGTGGTGCCGGCGCTGATCCTGGTGGTGCTCACCTTCCTCAGCGTGCCGGCCTGGTCCCGGATCAAGATGACGATGCCCCAGACCGACTTCGTGGTGCAGGTGACGGGCAAGCAGTTCAACTGGCAGGTCACCTATCCGGGGCCCGACGGCCGGTTCGGCACCGCCGACGACAAGACCTTCCTCGACGAGATGCACGTACCGGTCGGCAAGCCGATCCGGGTCAACCTCAGGTCGCAGGACGTCATCCACAGCTTCTTCGTGCCCCAGTTCCGGTTCAAGCAGGACGCGGTGCCCGGGCGCGAGATCCCCCAGTGGTTCGAGGTCACCAAGCCCGGCCAGTACGAGGTGCCCTGCGCCGAGCTGTGCGGCTTCGGGCACTCGGGCATGCGGGCCTGGGTGTACGCGCACACCGCCGAGGACTACACCAGGTGGGCGGCCGAGAACCTCCGGGCCGGGGCGGCGCCCGCCGCCCCGGAGGCCAAGAAGGAGCCGGAGAAACCGGTCGCCAAGACGGGAGGGAGAGCCAAGAAATGAGCGCCACCAGCGCCACGGCTCACGCGCACACCGCTCACGCGGCGCACCACGAGGTGGGCTTCGTGCGGACCTACATCTTCTCGACCGACCACAAGATGATCGCGCGCCAGTTCCTGTTCCTGGGGCTCTTCATGATGATCATCGGGGGCCTCCTGGCGCTGATGGTCCGCTGGCAGCTGGCCTGGCCGGAGACCCCGGTGCCCGGTCTCGGCTGGGTCCTCACCGAGACCGGCGGCATCCTGGAGCCCAGCCAGTACAACATGGCCTTCACCATGCACGCCACCATCATGATCTTCTTCGTCATCATGCCGATCCTGGCGGGCGCCTTCGGCAACTTCTGCATCCCGCTGATGATCGGCGCCCGAGACATGGCTTTTCCCTTCCTCAACATGCTGTCCTTCTGGGTGGCTGCGCTATCGGGTGTCCTGATGCTCGCCGGCTTCTTCGTCCCCGGCGGCCACGCGGCGGCGGGGTGGACGTCCTACGCGCCGCTCAGCTCGGTGCCGGAGTACACGGGGACCAACTGGGGGCAGAACCTCTGGTGCATCAGCCTGTTCGTCCTCGGTGTCTCGTCGATGATGGGGGCGATCAACTACATCACCACGATCATCAACATGCGGGCGCCCGGGATGAGGCTCTTCCGCATGCCGCTGGTCGTCTGGTCGCTCTTCATCACCGCCATCCTGCTGCTCCTGGCCCTGCCCGTGCTCACCTCGGGCGTGGCCATGCTCCTCTTCGACCGGACGCTGGGCACGAACTGGTTCAAGCCGTCGGGCGGCGGCGAGCCGCTGCTCTGGCAGCACCTGTTCTGGTACTTCGGTCACCCCGAGGTCTACATCCTCATCCTGCCCGCCATGGGCATCGCCTCGGAGATCCTGCCGGTCTTCGCCCGCAAGCCGATCTTCGGCTACCACGCCATGGCGTTCTCGATGATCGCCATCGCGTTCCTCTCCTGGGTGGTCTACGGCCACCACATGTTCGTGAGCGGCATGAACCCGGCGCTGGGCATGTCGTTCATGGTGACCACGATGATCATCGCCGTGCCGTCGGCCATCAAGACCTTCAACTGGCTCGGCACGCTGTGGGGTGGCCGCATCCAGTTCACGGTGCCGATGCTGAACGCGCTGGCCTTCGTGTGGATGTTCGTCATCGGCGGGCTCTCGGGCATCTTCATGGCCTCCACGCCGGTGGACATCTACATCCAGGACACCTACTTCATCGTGGCCCACATCCACTACGTGGTCTTCGGCGGCTCGATCTTCGGGGCCTTCGCCGCCATCTACTACTGGTTCCCGAAGATGTTCGGCCGCCTGATGAACACGGCGCTGGGGCACCTGCACTTCTGGCCGACCTTCGTCTTCTTCAACCTCACCTTCTTCCCCATGCACATCATCGGTGTGGGGGGCCAGATGCGGCGCATCTACAACCCGCTCCAGTACGAGTTCCTCCAGCACCAGCAGCACTGGAACGTGCTCATCACCATCAGCGCCATCGGTCTCGGGATCGCGCAGATCCCCTTCGTGATCAACTTCTTCTGGTCGCTCTTCGCCGGCCCCAAGGCGCCCCTGAATCCCTGGAACTCCAACACGCTGGAGTGGACGGCGCCCTCGCCCCCGCCGCACCTGAACTGGGGGCCGACGGTGCCGACCGTGTACCGCGGGCCCTACGAGTACACTTCGCCGGAGTCGAGAGAGGACTTCCTGCCGCAGTCGCAGCCGCCGCTGGTGCGGGCCGGGACCTCGCGACACTGAGCGGATCGCCGGAGGCACGCATCGGGATGGCGACCGCGGCGCATGGTCTGGCGCTGATGACGGCGGTGGCGACGCTCGTGTTGATCCTCTTCGGAGGCCTGGTGACCAACACGGGCTCGGCGCTGGCCGTGCCGGACTGGCCGACCACCTTCGGCCACAACTTGTTCCTCTACCCATGGTCCCAGATGGTCGGCGGGATCTTCTACGAGCACAGCCACCGGCTGCTGGGCGTGCTGGTGGGGCTGCTCACGCTGGCGCTGGCC
Coding sequences within it:
- a CDS encoding c-type cytochrome is translated as MRAGVGRCAAVLAARGAACPCSTTSPAAFVAAARSHLRFCARSTSAGTGLARAGRTPRRRFPRASAGAGLGAAVALVACIAFGAAPALAQAGDAAAGKAVYERKCMGCHGEKGDGKGPAAELLDPKPRDLTSGIYKIRTTSTKMPSDQDVFRIITEGMPGTSMPPWGVLSERDRWNVIAYIKSFASEKFKEAPKKLELPKEVRSSAESIKRGREMFEAIECNKCHGADGRADGPSRDELKDEWGQPIKPANLTKRWTFRGGPSRAAIATRLAAGVLGTPMPAFLDSVEKPDDIWHLANYLASLGPEAPVYATLLPATAVGEAIPDDPKAELWKKMAGQDIPLMGQVIADPRNFNPSIDLVTVRAVYNDREIAFHLTWDDPTESKPDGKQTFADAIALQFPPKLEPGGERPYFLMGDASEAVYQLRWDSGKGVSEVTANGPTKVRALAGSEATGKAAYANGQYQVVIKRALGAKDASRTTFRPAVFTPIAFQAWDGGAGETGTKLSLTSWYYLRLEEPQSKARLVVPPVVALLALGAMLVIVWAANRRGLSVS
- the coxB gene encoding cytochrome c oxidase subunit II; this translates as MLNWWLPENVSTYGQEIDWLFHLIYYITGGVFLLVTVALLSFLVIYRDRPGRRARYTHGNTPLEIVWTVVPALILVVLTFLSVPAWSRIKMTMPQTDFVVQVTGKQFNWQVTYPGPDGRFGTADDKTFLDEMHVPVGKPIRVNLRSQDVIHSFFVPQFRFKQDAVPGREIPQWFEVTKPGQYEVPCAELCGFGHSGMRAWVYAHTAEDYTRWAAENLRAGAAPAAPEAKKEPEKPVAKTGGRAKK
- a CDS encoding cbb3-type cytochrome c oxidase subunit I, coding for MSATSATAHAHTAHAAHHEVGFVRTYIFSTDHKMIARQFLFLGLFMMIIGGLLALMVRWQLAWPETPVPGLGWVLTETGGILEPSQYNMAFTMHATIMIFFVIMPILAGAFGNFCIPLMIGARDMAFPFLNMLSFWVAALSGVLMLAGFFVPGGHAAAGWTSYAPLSSVPEYTGTNWGQNLWCISLFVLGVSSMMGAINYITTIINMRAPGMRLFRMPLVVWSLFITAILLLLALPVLTSGVAMLLFDRTLGTNWFKPSGGGEPLLWQHLFWYFGHPEVYILILPAMGIASEILPVFARKPIFGYHAMAFSMIAIAFLSWVVYGHHMFVSGMNPALGMSFMVTTMIIAVPSAIKTFNWLGTLWGGRIQFTVPMLNALAFVWMFVIGGLSGIFMASTPVDIYIQDTYFIVAHIHYVVFGGSIFGAFAAIYYWFPKMFGRLMNTALGHLHFWPTFVFFNLTFFPMHIIGVGGQMRRIYNPLQYEFLQHQQHWNVLITISAIGLGIAQIPFVINFFWSLFAGPKAPLNPWNSNTLEWTAPSPPPHLNWGPTVPTVYRGPYEYTSPESREDFLPQSQPPLVRAGTSRH